In Drosophila santomea strain STO CAGO 1482 chromosome 2L, Prin_Dsan_1.1, whole genome shotgun sequence, a single window of DNA contains:
- the LOC120444035 gene encoding uncharacterized protein LOC120444035, giving the protein MDAIMTKIECPTHSPELVQNLSCRLHKKSPNSGSKSYSAEFSLRKDVNDVRGVYVFSFKHGSSLINYTASEMDYCQALAALHSQFLYKMIADELRRVSNFPLHCPFKMNKRYFIDEYTINSKLIPSYSPEMVFTSDCNIFIKKRRAIQLTIHGRIVRR; this is encoded by the exons ATGGACGCCATTatgacaaaaattgagtgcCCCACTCATTCACCAGAACTTGTCCAGAATCTAAGCTGCCGTTTACATAAAAAATCACCAAATTCTGGATCAAAATCATATTCCGCTGAATTTTCCTTAAGAAAAGACGTAAATGACGTCAGAGGAGTTTACGTATTTTCCTTCAAACACGGCTCATCCTTAATCAACTACACTGCATCGGAAATGGACTATTGTCAGGCATTAGCAGCTCTACACTCACAATTTTTGTATAAGATGATTGCCGACGAGCTGCGACGAGTTTCAAATTTTCCACTGCATTGCCCTTTTAAAATG aaCAAGAGGTATTTTATTGATGAATATACCATTAACTCAAAGCTAATACCCAGCTATTCGCCGGAAATGGTTTTTACTTCGGACTGCAACATATTCATTAAGAAACGAAGAGCTATACAATTAACCATCCATGGTCGTATAGTTCGCCGTTGA
- the LOC120444033 gene encoding uncharacterized protein LOC120444033 codes for MSFHKLRLLVFSSLINCYLCAHVVYVDRFTFDVDEQDLFLSQSAVVEQDGNRSYLSGHMMISRLVNDLTLTSSMDIARPQRPEMRLYNVQLNFCSILNNGYKNKFIRLLYNNYAGFLNTKPKCPLRPNFNYSLHRAYIDEAVLPDLLPDCTYRLRMSFKHKSKLLAHMQIDGHLLTKR; via the exons ATGTCTTTCCACAAGCTGCGTCTTCTCGTTTTCAGCTCGCTGATCAACTGCTATTTGTGTGCCCATGTGGTGTACGTGGATCGCTTCACCTTCGATGTCGATGAGCAAGACCTGTTCCTGTCCCAAAGTGCGGTGGTCGAACAGGATGGTAATCGCAGCTATCTATCTGGCCATATGATGATTAGTCGATTGGTGAATGATCTGACATTGACTTCATCAATGGACATCGCGCGTCCTCAACGACCGGAGATGCGCCTTTATAATGTGCAGCTCAACTTCTGTTCGATCCTCAACAATGGTTATAAGAATAAGTTCATCAGATTGCTGTACAATAACTATGCGGGGTTCCTGAATACCAAGCCCAAGTGCCCACTTCGACCG AATTTTAACTACTCCCTGCACAGGGCCTATATCGACGAAGCTGTGCTACCAGATCTACTGCCGGATTGCACTTATCGCCTGAGAATGTCCTTTAAGCACAAATCAAAACTATTAGCTCACATGCAAATTGATGGACACTTGCTCACCAAACGTTAg
- the LOC120444032 gene encoding uncharacterized protein LOC120444032: MKTLYFICALYFLMDLAKCQNRFRIFFDEFAIKYKLPDVFEKMDCNLFQSNNRSYVNAEMILKKEVADLNVRALMEFWKPNAKTKLKLYDVRMDGCLILRTMNKNKLFYFFVKSFKKHSNVLLSCPFKANLTYKMNDWFLDEEDLPQFVPVGEFRTVTEYFNQQRLIIRVVAHGGILPKS; encoded by the exons ATGAAAACGTTGTATTTCATTTGCGCACTATACTTTCTCATGGACTTGGCTAAATGTCAAAATCGTTTTCGGATTTTCTTCGATGAGTTTGCGATCAAGTATAAGCTGCCGGATGTGTTTGAGAAAATGGATTGCAATTTGTTTCAGTCGAATAATCGAAGCTACGTCAACGCCGAAATGATATTGAAAAAGGAAGTCGCAGATTTGAATGTTCGTGCACTAATGGAGTTCTGGAAGCCGAACGCGAAaactaaattgaaattgtaCGATGTTCGAATGGATGGGTGTCTCATACTTCGAACtatgaacaaaaataaactgTTCTACTTCTTTGTGAAGAGCTTTAAGAAACACTCCAACGTTCTTTTGTCGTGTCCCTTTAAAGCG AATTTAACCTACAAAATGAATGATTGGTTTTTGGATGAAGAGGACCTACCACAGTTTGTTCCTGTTGGCGAATTCCGTACGGTCACCGAATACTTTAATCAACAACGATTGATAATACGTGTTGTGGCACATGGGGGAATTTTGCCCAAATCATAA
- the LOC120444030 gene encoding uncharacterized protein LOC120444030, whose amino-acid sequence MNLWLLIGSSILIFKCMRCEDRNYRVYIDEVNITQVDTDVYEKFECKVFQMDNRTYMDSSHIFKRTIDDINVHAALDFWKLNSKQKMKLYDVEFDGCYILENANKNRLFNMYVQNLKKHATVKFKCPFRPNVNYEVKNLTMSEQDFPSFVPLGKFRSLLEYYTNRKLMARVIAKGQILPYSTDRFKVLE is encoded by the exons ATGAATTTATGGCTTTTAATCGGCAGCTCCATTCTCATATTTAAGTGCATGAGATGCGAGGATAGAAACTATCGAGTTTACATCGATGAAGTTAACATTACACAAGTAGATACAGATGTGTATGAAAAATTTGAGTGTAAGGTCTTCCAAATGGACAATCGCACCTATATGGACTCGTCTCATATTTTCAAACGCACGATTGATGATATAAACGTGCATGCCGCCCTGGATTTTTGGAAGCTGaacagcaaacagaaaatgaaattatatgATGTTGAGTTTGATGGATGCTACATTCTGGAAAATGCTAACAAGAACCGATTGTTCAATATGTACGtacaaaatttgaaaaaacaTGCAACTGTAAAATTCAAATGCCCCTTTCGTCCT AATGTAAACTATGAAGTTAAGAACTTGACAATGAGCGAGCAGGATTTCCCTTCGTTTGTACCTCTCGGAAAATTTCGATCCCTACTTGAGTATtacacaaatcgaaaactgaTGGCTCGAGTCATCGCAAAGGGACAAATTTTGCCGTATTCAACTGACCGATTTAAAGTACTGGAATGA
- the LOC120444031 gene encoding uncharacterized protein LOC120444031 gives MRTLAASTLFWLLWFSSNICLKCEERNFRIKMDEFSVKYKVRDLIQHIDFRIVNLNNRSYVNGEMIVKSDVEDIIMHTTMDFWKTSNQKKLKLYDGRLDACQFLKTSHRNGLFKIYVKSFKKHVHGNLTCPLRMNFNYTLTNWHMDEKDLPPFVPLGKFRTVTEYFTQERLALRIVTQGKVLSYRTN, from the exons ATGAGAACGTTGGCCGCGTCTACTTTGTTTTGGCTATTGTGGTTTAGCTCCAACATTTGCTTGAAGTGTGAGGAGCGTAATTTTCGCATAAAGATGGATGAGTTTTCAGTTAAATATAAGGTGCGCGATTTGATACAGCATATAGATTTCCGAATCGTAAATCTGAACAATCGGAGTTACGTCAACGGCGAAATGATAGTGAAGTCTGATGTGGAGGATATAATAATGCACACAACCATGGATTTTTGGAAGACATCTAACCAAAAGAAACTAAAACTATATGATGGTCGTTTGGATGCATGTCAATTCCTAAAAACTTCTCACCGCAATGGATTGTTTAAAATTTACGTGAAAAGTTTTAAGAAGCACGTGCATGGAAATCTAACTTGTCCCTTAAGAATG aatttcAACTATACCCTGACAAATTGGCATATGGATGAGAAGGATCTTCCTCCGTTTGTGCCTTTGGGTAAATTTCGCACTGTCACCGAATATTTTACACAAGAACGATTGGCACTGCGAATTGTGACGCAAGGAAAAGTGCTTTCTTACAGGACGAATTGA
- the LOC120444034 gene encoding uncharacterized protein LOC120444034 — translation MGTLFCLYCFLLFSCVSSEQRNFRIVIDQISIKILDTKTIEELGCEVEQISNRSYVNCHMLLNREVAKLDVRNVVSFLKPKSQEMKLYEGRLNACLLIGSFQKNRLMNIFSKGFKRFSNLECPLKANFNYTVTNLYMDEQDFPSFVPFGTFRSLSDFFLNQSFIASRSIAHGRFIHRL, via the exons ATGGGAACTTTATTTTGCCTTTActgttttttactttttagttGCGTGAGCTCAGAGCAGCGAAACTTTCGAATAGTTATTGATCAGATCAGCATTAAGATTTTGGATACTAAAACCATTGAAGAGTTGGGTTGCGAAGTCGAACAAATCAGTAATCGCAGTTATGTAAATTGTCATATGCTGCTAAATCGTGAAGTCGCCAAATTGGACGTTCGAAACGTTGTGAGTTTCCTTAAGCCAAAAAGTCAAGAAATGAAGCTATACGAAGGTCGATTAAATGCCTGCCTTTTAATCGGAAGTTTTCAAAAGAATCGtttaatgaatatattttcaaagGGCTTTAAAAGATTTTCTAACTTGGAGTGTCCTCTCAAGGCG AACTTCAACTACACCGTGACAAATCTGTATATGGACGAGCAAGATTTTCCCTCATTCGTGCCGTTTGGAACGTTCAGATCCCTAAgcgatttttttttgaatcAATCTTTTATAGCATCTCGTTCTATCGCCCATGGACGTTTTATACACAgactataa